In Cydia strobilella chromosome 22, ilCydStro3.1, whole genome shotgun sequence, one genomic interval encodes:
- the LOC134751571 gene encoding U3 small nucleolar ribonucleoprotein protein MPP10: MEDILDKFNTFTEKPVKFLTVQKDVKDDITSLVKSLYDLTKSEEISDGKKRKGSALPKLIVKDFDEEQIWQQIDLQNTQCWDQLVWDVANGMSTKKDLTFPVKIKDEENESQDEEMETKSQSEEEMETKSESEEEMEENPKPKKSKKSNLKKKTKSSIVDDKFFKLNEMEQFLLQEEKEKKAASDSEDSIDLFDDVDDESGEEEAQGMYNDFFNNEDGEDDEGDQDDSGNDEEREHEQEKSELKDKKSKEKDKKVRFAAMEDSESDDESTVENDEPNTKKDNKDEHKSDFEHRQDRLKQTINRLEEKMLKEAPWQLKGEVDAVKRPQNSLLEEVVDFDLTSRPPPIITEQTTVTLEDIIRQRIKDKAWDDVEKKEKPVDDQLQFRKTEIIDQSKSKLSLAQVYEAEYLKQKQAASGEKEEEEEPEAHKEVKEAMKKLFAKLNALCHYHYTPRAPQAEVKIVSNTPAISMEEVAPVSTSDAALLAPEEVKKKHRGDLMSKEERSSTDKKRERRKKKQLQRKKGTVAKVTEHRNTTKGVEANDKSLKTSKAFFQQLNDEATSVIKKKRKNKGQ; the protein is encoded by the coding sequence aTGGAGGATATTCTTGATAAGTTCAACACGTTCACTGAAAAGCCGGTCAAGTTTTTGACCGTTCAAAAAGATGTTAAAGACGACATCACGAGTTTGGTTAAATCTCTTTACGACCTTACAAAATCGGAAGAAATTAGTGATGGAAAGAAGAGAAAAGGCTCTGCTCTGCCTAAATTGATTGTGAAAGATTTCGATGAAGAGCAAATATGGCAGCAAATCGATCTGCAAAACACGCAGTGCTGGGATCAACTCGTATGGGACGTAGCTAACGGCATGTCAACAAAGAAAGATCTTACCTTCCCTGTAAAGATTAAAGACGAAGAAAATGAGTCACAAGATGAAGAAATGGAGACCAAGAGTCAATCTGAGGAAGAAATGGAGACTAAGAGTGAATCTGAGGAAGAAATGGAGGAAAATCCTAAGCCTAAAAAGTCAAAGAAGTCCAATCTAAAGAAGAAGACTAAAAGTTCTATAGTTGATGATAAATTTTTCAAATTGAATGAAATGGAGCAGTTCCTTCTTCAGGAAGAAAAGGAGAAGAAAGCAGCATCTGACTCTGAAGATTCAATAGACTTATTTGACGATGTTGATGATGAATCTGGTGAAGAAGAAGCTCAAGGCATGTATAATGACTTCTTTAATAATGAAGATGGTGAAGATGATGAAGGTGATCAAGATGACAGTGGAAATGATGAAGAGAGAGAACATGAACAAGAAAAATCTGAACTTAAAGATAAAAAGTCAAAGGAAAAGGACAAAAAAGTCAGGTTTGCTGCTATGGAAGATAGCGAGTCTGATGATGAGAGTACTGTTGAAAATGATGAGCCTAACACTAAAAAGGATAACAAGGATGAGCATAAATCAGATTTTGAGCATAGACAAGATCGCTTAAAGCAAACTATTAATAGACTTGAAGAAAAAATGCTTAAAGAAGCACCCTGGCAGTTAAAAGGAGAGGTAGATGCAGTGAAGAGACCACAAAACTCCTTATTAGAGGAGGTTGTTGATTTTGATTTAACATCTCGACCACCACCTATCATTACGGAACAAACCACAGTTACCCTCGAAGATATCATAAGGCAAAGAATCAAAGATAAAGCATGGGATGATgtagaaaagaaagaaaaaccgGTTGATGACCAGCTACAATTCCGTAAAACGGAAATCATTGATCAGTCAAAGAGCAAGTTGAGTCTGGCTCAAGTTTACGAAGCGGAGTATTTAAAACAGAAGCAAGCAGCGTCAGGAgagaaggaagaagaagaagaaccggAAGCGCATAAAGAGGTTAAAGAAGCCATGAAGAAATTGTTCGCTAAGCTGAATGCTCTCTGCCATTATCATTACACACCTAGAGCGCCACAAGCAGAAGTTAAGATCGTTAGTAATACTCCAGCTATATCCATGGAAGAGGTTGCCCCAGTCTCTACCAGCGACGCAGCCTTACTCGCTCCAGAAGAAGTCAAGAAGAAGCATAGAGGTGACTTAATGAGTAAAGAAGAGAGGAGCTCAACAGACAAGAAGAGGGAACGAAGGAAGAAAAAGCAATTGCAGCGTAAGAAGGGTACCGTTGCTAAGGTTACGGAGCATAGGAATACTACAAAGGGAGTGGAAGCGAATGATAAGTCTTTGAAAACTTCAAAGGCATTCTTCCAGCAGTTGAATGATGAAGCAACGAGTGTAATTAAgaaaaaacgtaaaaataaaGGACAATGA